In the Dioscorea cayenensis subsp. rotundata cultivar TDr96_F1 chromosome 12, TDr96_F1_v2_PseudoChromosome.rev07_lg8_w22 25.fasta, whole genome shotgun sequence genome, one interval contains:
- the LOC120273091 gene encoding ganglioside-induced differentiation-associated protein 2 has translation MERSSNEDFSVLVLASDLGVDARSLLSPSERVADEVWHDCPDEDFSDLDALQALRVEGSDKSGNRILRIVGKFFPAPVISGERLKRYVCFKLRTELAEGPFCVLYVHSTVQSEDNNPGISVLRWIYEDLPSDFKDRLQVVYFLHPGLRSWLLLATLGRLFLSGGLYWKIKYVSRLQYLWDDIKKGQVEIPELVQRHDDVLEHRPLTDYGIEPDTLHITEVPSVDYSFGRYEDKWAPRQYM, from the exons ATGGAGCGGAGCTCGAACGAAGACTTCTCAGTGCTGGTCCTCGCCTCCGACCTGGGCGTCGACGCCCGCTCCCTCCTCTCTCCGTCCGAGCGCGTCGCCGATGAGGTCTGGCACGATTGCCCTGACGAGGATTTCTCCGATCTTGACGCCCTCCAGGCCCTCCGCGTTGAGGGATCCGACAAATCCGGCAATCGCATCCTCCGCATCGTCGGCAAGTTCTTCCCAG CTCCGGTTATCAGTGGGGAGAGGCTGAAGAGGTATGTTTGCTTCAAGCTGCGCACGGAGCTGGCGGAAGGTCCGTTCTGTGTTTTGTATGTTCATAGTACTGTGCAATCGGAGGATAATAATCCGGGAATCTCTGTGTTGAGGTGGATTTATGAGGATCTTCCTTCGGATTTTAAGGATAGGCTTCAAGTTGTCTACTTTTTGCATCCAGGGCTTCGATCTTGGCTGTTGCTTGCCACTCTCGGCCGCCTCTTCTTGAGTGGAGG gCTGTACTGGAAAATCAAGTATGTCAGTCGATTGCAGTATCTGTGGGATGATATAAAGAAAGGGCAGGTCGAAATTCCAGAGTTGGTGCAACGCCATGATGATGTTCTTGAACATAGACCATTGACAGATTATGGCATAGAGCCAGATACACTCCATATAACGGAGGTGCCTTCTGTTGACTACTCATTTGGAAGGTATGAAGATAAATGGGCTCCGCGACAATACATGTGA